Proteins from a single region of Fundulus heteroclitus isolate FHET01 chromosome 12, MU-UCD_Fhet_4.1, whole genome shotgun sequence:
- the LOC118565000 gene encoding serine protease inhibitor 2.1-like, whose amino-acid sequence MHAPLALWILSAVVCVGRSHHHIGHGEEAQGPTGDGSDNKMSLVTSANKEFAFRLYTKLADHASSKGKNIFFSPVSVSTALAALMVGARGETHQQLFRGMGFSSSQLAQTDVDQAFRTLLANKASHEDLSQGTAVFMNNSFNANPEFLDVLKQSYSAEGFNVDFANTTESADTINQYVSGKTNGKIDKLVESLDPSTVMYLLSYIYYEGKWETQFDPRETFEDRFRVDESNEVQVQMMNMQDDVNTYDDQAINTKVLHLPFNNSYSMLLLLPDDMAVLERNISPAHVTKWLKWTKSETYKIFVPKFSIKTSYEMNDVLTGMGMVDMFGDRANLSGIADDLFVSKVVHQATLDVAEAGATAAASTGIQIWLLCYSEYPELWFNRPFMVIITERVPENILFIGKIVNPNL is encoded by the exons ATGCATGCACCCCTGGCTCTCTGGATCTTATCAGCAGTGGTCTGTGTAGGGAGAAGCCATCATCACATAGGGCACGGCGAGGAGGCCCAAGGCCCCACTGGAGATGGCAGTGACAACAAAATGTCGCTGGTGACCTCGGCAAACAAAGAGTTTGCATTCCGTCTGTACACAAAGTTGGCAGATCATGCATCCTCCAAGGGCAAAAACATCTTCTTCTCTCCAGTTAGCGTCTCCACTGCCTTGgctgctctgatggtgggggCCCGGGGGGAGACTCACCAGCAGCTTTTCAGAGGGATGGGCTTCAGCAGCTCCCAGCTGGCTCAGACAGATGTAGACCAGGCCTTTCGTACACTCCTTGCAAACAAAGCATCTCATGAGGACCTCAGCCAAGGCACCGCCGTGTTCATGAACAACAGCTTCAATGCAAACCCTGAGTTCCTGGATGTCCTGAAGCAGTCTTATTCTGCCGAGGGCTTCAATGTTGACTTTGCCAACACCACAGAGAGCGCCGATACCATCAATCAGTATGTATCGGGTAAGACTAATGGGAAGATAGACAAGCTGGTAGAAAGCCTGGATCCAAGCACAGTCATGTAtctcctcagctacatctactaCGAAG GTAAATGGGAAACTCAGTTTGATCCTCGGGAGACCTTTGAGGACAGGTTCAGAGTGGACGAAAGCAATGAG GTTCAAGTCCAGATGATGAACATGCAAGACGATGTTAATACTTATGATGACCAGGCCATCAACACAAAAGTCCTCCACCTGCCCTTCAACAACTCATACTCCATGCTGCTGCTCCTACCTGATGATATGGCAGTGCTGGAGCGCAATATCTCCCCCGCACATGTTACTAAATGGTTGAAGTGGACGaagtcaga gacatACAAGATATTTGTTCCCAAGTTTTCCATCAAGACCTCCTACGAAATGAATGATGTGCTGACTGGAATGGGAATGGTAGACATGTTTGGGGATCGTGCAAATCTGAGCGGCATTGCAGATGACCTGTTTGTCTCTAAG GTGGTGCACCAAGCCACACTGGATGTTGCTGAGGCCGGAGCCACAGCTGCAGCATCCACCGGTATCCAAATATGGCTACTTTGCTACTCCGAGTACCCAGAGTTGTGGTTCAACCGTCCTTTCATGGTGATCATCACTGAGCGAGTTCCAGAAAACATTCTCTTCATTGGCAAGATTGTCAACCCAAACCTCTGA
- the LOC118564794 gene encoding uncharacterized protein LOC118564794, with protein MSSADPMLPAKAGEEHMNFLVDTGATYSTIINQPSASVLSTKTVSLMGFSGKEQCLPLTLPLPVKVGNQKLHHSFVWSPSTLVNLMGRDLLVKLGAAVLCGPQGLTVTFPDGSSLACGHTFQDGQYLVRPVGEEFADIYWGLLTEPAEAGVLSVFQLWKPWIQSLSSYLTPPDPPHVTLFYDRNHTEESFAAELESNAWTVTSKNIYVAPEGVAAAVMLTPEQHQWYMMSDEAFPHISLSLHSERQASELGGMVKRSLQTTDWAPTSVPGLLFSNSTKTYQIVCDVTDKVLLKHELLTRHHGRERTDHHKAAEMLDALPSQLWATSPTDVGLVSCAPVSFQVATDSPIWVNQYPHKPQAEEGIADTIAGLLTAGVLEPSVSAWNTPILPVEKKQTVWSPLSSGFTPYKLETGRSFPGPQRRPPGTADDLQSLTSKEYFSQLQAVLEAMGDLINYYNKHCPLPKAIIR; from the exons ATGAGTTCCGCAGACCCCATGCTGCCAGCGAAGGCTGGAGAAGAACACATGAACTTTTTAGTCGACACTGGAGCTACATATTCCACTATAATCAATCAGCCATCTGCCTCTGTGCTGTCGACTAAGACTGTGTCACTAATGGGTTTCTCAGGGAAGGAACAATGTCTGCCGTTGACTTTACCACTTCCGGTGAAAGTTGGAAACCAGAAACTGCATCATTCATTCGTATGGTCTCCATCTACACTTGTCAATTTGATGGGAAGGGACTTGTTGGTTAAACTGGGAGCCGCAGTGCTTTGTGGACCTCAAGGTTTGACTGTTACCTTTCCAGACGGTTCTTCTCTAGCATGTGGTCACACTTTCCAGGATGGACAATATCTGGTTCGGCCCGTGGGGGAGGAGTTTGCTGACATCTACTGGGGACTCTTAACAGAACCTGCTGAAGCTGGTGTTCTCTCGGTGTTCCAGCTGTGGAAGCCTTGGATTCAAAGCCTAAGTTCCTACCTGACTCCACCTGATCCGCCACACGTCACTCTGTTCTACGACAGAAATCACACAGAGGAatcatttgctgcagaacttgaaAGTAACGCATGGACAGTCACATCTAAGAACATATATGTGGCCCCTGAGGGGGTGGCAGCCGCAGTGATGTTAACTCCTGAACAACATCAATGGTATATGATGTCAGATGAAGCATTTCctcatatttctctttctctccattcTGAGCGACAGGCCAGTGAATTAGGAGGGATGGTTAAGCGTTCCCTCCAGACTACTGATTGGGCACCGACCAGCGTCCCAGGTTTGCTGTTTTCAAATTCCACTAAGACATATCAGATTGTTTGTGATGTCACTGACAAAGTTCTTTTGAAACATGAGCTTTTGACTCGACACCATGGCAGGGAACGTACCGACCATCATAaagcagcagagatgttggATGCTCTCCCATCACAACTCTGGGCAACCAGTCCCACGGATGTGGGATTAGTTTCATGTGCTCCAGTTTCATTTCAGGTTGCAACTGACTCTCCTATTTGGGTGAATCAGTATCCACATAAACCTCAAGCGGAGGAAGGCATTGCTGACACCATCGCGGGCCTTTTGACAGCTGGAGTTTTAGAACCCTCTGTATCAGCCTGGAACACACCCATTTTGCCggtggaaaagaaacaaactg TTTGGAGCCCTCTCAGCAGTG GATTTACTCCTTACAAGCTGGAGACGGGAAGAAGCTTTCCTGGGCCCCAACGTCGACCACCGGGAACTGCAGACGAcctgcagagtctgacaagtaaGGAGTACTTCTCACAGTTGCAGGCTGTGCTGGAGGCCATGGGGGATTTGATAAATTATTACAACAAGCATTGTCCCTTACCAAAGGCCATCATCAGGTAG
- the LOC118565005 gene encoding uncharacterized protein LOC118565005, which translates to MAGAFDQEFQDDAWGSAPWTSLGEQVEALMGFVETHEKLDKKTQSAWRQKVLGAVTAEEKRLEHSEPLGKYLVKQYAKSKKHLNDCIQRQKSVGLLHFGKRDQEKADRGVKSWEKLLVIWQGIKHLFETKEETAQSPPPYNINTTSSGLYPVLDVRGGELVVETLPIYSPSGDICLDNTQHPHTSFNAPPISLTPFKSCEPFLPRAARENSSQSVNRPSSPPTACQMTKAGPEEHALHAQEPGVRPPSRGCSSVSSEDTQPATGLNHVDLNKTGTRSPAVSTNVKFNNPRSLEPEVNVKNVTKRDLAGQLH; encoded by the exons ATGGCGGGAGCTTTTGATCAGGAGTTTCAGGATGATGCATGGGGATCTGCCCCTTGGACGTCCTTGGGTGAACAAGTAGAGGCGCTGATGGGTTTTGTTGAAACGCATGAAAAGTTAGATAAAAAGACCCAGTCGGCGTGGAGACAGAAAGTGCTTGGAGCCgttacagcagaagagaaacggCTGGAACACAGCGAACCCCTGGGCAAATATTTGGTGAAACAATATGCT AAAAGTAAGAAACACCTTAATGATTGTattcaaagacaaaaatctgTTGGTTTGTTGCATTTTGGGAAGCGTGATCAGGAAAAGGCAGATAGAGGAGTAAAATCATGGGAAAAACTGTTGGTAATTTGGCAGggaattaaacatttgtttgaaacaaaagaagaaacagcACAATCTCCTCCGCCATACAATATAAACACTACTTCTTCCGGATTGTATCCAGTTCTGGATGTTAGAGGCGGAGAATTAGTAGTAGAAACACTCCCGATATATTCTCCAAGCGGCGATATATGTTTAGATAATACTCAACACCCGCATACGTCATTTAATGCACCACCCATATCCCTCACTCCTTTTAAGTCTTGTGAGCCTTTTCTCCCTCGAGCTGCTCGCGAGAACTCATCTCAGTCTGTTAACAGGCCTTCTTCCCCGCCTACAGCTTGTCAGATGACGAAAGCAGGCCCTGAGGAGCATGCGTTGCACGCCCAGGAACCTGGAGTAAGACCGCCCTCTAGGGGCTGTTCTTCTGTATCTTCAGAAGACACACAACCGGCAACAGGTTTAAATCATGTTGATCTTAATAAAACAGGAACTAGATCACCAGCAGTATCGACTAATGTCAAGTTTAATAACCCACGTTCATTGGAGCCTGAGGttaatgtaaaaaatgtcaCTAAAAGGGATTTGGCAGGACAACTCCACTGA